TGTCCTCTGCGAGATTAAAGGAGCTAGGAAGATGACCAGTATATTCATTAGCTAATTAAGCCCATAAATGTATAGCCATAATTGAAAGTTTACGTTATTTATGTTATGGTAacaatatgttatatatatcctcttattaatgtaaataaagtattgaaaaagagaaagatttctctatttttcctCCATTCTCTCAGTTCCTCTATGTTGAGGACGACTTTTTATAACCAAATTCTTGGTCTTTGTCGTATTGTTTATTTAAGGGATGCAAATTACGTCATTGCTGATGCTTATCTCAACGAAACTTAATCAAGTTGGGCAGTCAAATATCCATTTCTGGGGTAAGGCTCTCCGCCAACGGCGTCCTTTACTCCTCTATCCTTCTCGAATCACATGAGTGAAACTCTCTTACAGTCTTCACCTTGCTCATTTTTTGTGATCCAGAACAATTCATTTGTCAGTGTCCAAAAACTGAAGCACTTTCAGTTCAGTTAGATGCTGTGGTCCGGATGTAACTCATGataattatctttaaataataaaaaacatatatcttaaatattttagaaggCCTCATTTGGCCTTTGTTCAACTTAAGCCGCCTCTGACAACAACAGGCAGGAATTGAATTTGATATGCACTTATTCAGACAATCCATGCTCGAGATTAGTTAAATAATCACTACACTGTGCACCAAGGAGGATACAAGGGAATGGAAGAGATAAACATAAACATGATTAATTTACAATGATCTGTATATACTAGACAGACATCACATCATGTTATTTCCAAGTATAGTTGCGTTTGTACAAACTAGGGCTAAGCTGGGCAGAATGTTTGTCTTCTAATTTGGCACTCAACAAAGAGAAGATATCCCAATTGCCATTATTCCAATAGGTGGAGTAAACATCTGGCACGTGTGCAACCTTCAAGTAATCTCCATCTTCCCCATTCGGATGCAGCGTCATAACTAGTTCTTTCGGCATGTTGAAAAATTCCAGTACTTTCAGAGTGCTCAAGTGTTCAATGCCTGATGGCACCCTCCGCAATGATGTGCAGCTTTGGACTATCATCTTTTCTAGACTAGGCATCGCTCCCTGCTCTACAATTATCATCTCGAGCCTTTCTAGTTTATTTAGCCCCAAAAACTTGAGCCGCTGAAATCCCTTGGCTCGAAAGCACAAGATCTCTCCATTGTAAACCTGTACGAATTCAAGATGCACTAGATTGGGCAAATATTGAAGAGATAGCAGTGGATCTTCACTTAACTTGCTCCATTTTAGAACCAACTTGACCAAACTGTCCAGTGAAGATATCCAATCTGGAAACTTCTCCATACGTCCTGCCAAGTACAATCGTTGAAGAAATTGAGGAGGCGATGCTAAGTAGTCCAGATCAATAATCTCGCTTTCTGTGATTGAAGTAACAGACAAGGCACGAAGATTCGTCAGCCTTTCAATAGAAGAACAAAGAGCCtttccatgttttttcttcaacttaacAATTCCTAACCTTCTCAACTGTTTCAATCTTCCCAGTTCCAACATAAGATTCCTGCCTTGATGTGCCTCTACAAAGCAAAGCTTTTGCATGGATTGTAGACCTCCAATATGAGCTGGTGCCTTGAAACCGTATTTGGTGGGGATCCGGTCATGAGAATCAATTTCATAGCGATACACCAAGAGGTAGCAAAGTTTTCGGAGCTTCCGAATCTCGGCAGGCAATACAGAAACCTGGGCATGTTTCAGATCCAACGTCTCAAGATTCTTGAGCTTGCTAATGGAACTTGGAATGAAACTCACTTTGGTATTCCTCAAACTCAAATATTTCAAGAGGAAGAGGCTTACAACTTCATTAGGAAATTCCTTTAGAGGTGCACCTTCCAGATCCAGCACGTGAAGCAGCCTGAGACGACCAGAAAATAAGTTGTGCACAGGAGACTCATAATTACAATCTGCCACCCAGAATGTCAGCAATGAACGAAATCGAGAGGCAACATGTCTTTGCTGTTTACTTGGCAAGACATTATGCATCGACACACGACGAACTTTTTCTGGCCATATCGTGCCTTCTTCTTTGGCAATGGCCACAAAGTCCTGATCCTTTGCCTTTGTAATCATAATCTCACGCAGGAGGTCATGGACGCGGCATGTTTTGACCCGTCCATCACTGGTTGCCTTAACCACTTGAACCAAGCTTCTCTTCATGAGCTCATTCAGGTAGTCTTGTGCAACTTCCTCTACTGTCATTCCTTCTTTGCCTTTCACAAATCCTTCAGCTATCCACAATCGAATAAGCCTCATACGCTTGATTCGATTACCCACAGGGAAGATGCTGAAATACAACAAACAGGATTTAAGATAGTAAGGCAAATCATTGTAACTGAGTGACAGTATTTTTCTTGCACTCATCAGCATGTCATTTTCTTCTAATCCAGCACCGAGGCTAAGATGTACCATTTCCCATTCGTCTGTTTTACTCTTGTCCTTTGTTGCCAGAACACCACTAATTGCTACAATTGCAAGCGGCAATCCCTCACATCTACCCAAAATTGTTTCTGAAACATTCTTCAAATGTGGAGGGCAAGGGTTATCCTGAAATATCTTTTTGCAGAACAAAGTCCAAGATTCTTCTTTAGACAACGGATTTAAAGGGTAGACTTTGTCAGGGGAATCCATGCATGAAGTCAAGGCAACTTCAGTATTACGTGTTGTGACCAATATCCGACTGCCACAGATGTTGTTCGGCAACGCATGCTGGAAAGCACACCAAGCACTTGTGTGCCACACATCGTCCAGGACAATCAGGTATTTCTTATGTCGGAGGAATTCTTGGATGACACTCCTTAGCTTATTATAGTTCATGTTGTCCACACCTTTTGGATCTGGTTTCCTGTGATCACGGAAGAGCTGTTGAATCATGTCTTTTAAGAGGTCCTCTCTCTTAAAAGATTGAGATACAGTTATCCAAGCACGGAACTTGAAGTGTTTCTTCACGTCTGAATCATCGTAGACCTTTTTGACCAAGGTTGATTTTCCCAAGCCTCCCATTCCGACCACAGAAATCACTTCACGTCCTGATTTGCTTCCTTGAAGCCACTCGATCAGCTGCTTTTTGGGTTTTTCAATGCCCACCAGATCAGCTTCTTCTAGTAGAAGGGCATCCTTTTGACATTCAAGCCTAGGGATGTTGATGGAGCTTGATCCTTgaatcattatattatttttattgcagTATCTCCGATGTGACTCTGAGATACTGATCACTCGAGACTTGAtggtttgaatttttgaggCAATTCGACGCCGAGCTCTTGCATCCTTAATAGAGCGAGAGATTTTCCTGAAACAGGAAAAAAACCCGTGCCCAGTATCACTAGCAAGGGATAGGCTGAAATTATCGAGAGCATCCTCTGTGTCATAAGCTGCATCTCTCACTTTCTTGATCAAACATTTTAGAACAGGATCACCGTCTTCCATCGCATCTGCAAGTCTTAGGAAGGCTGTCATGAACTCAAGTTCATCACTGATATACTCTGCTTCACCCTGGACTCCTGCCATTTGTTTTCCCCTTTCTGCGAGGAAGTCTCCGAGCTTGGTGAGTAAAAAAGTAACCACGCCCTCAGACATGGATGGTCTTTTTAGCTTTCCAATTAGTGTTTCTGAAACTTCAGGGTGTGCAATAATGGTGTTTGGAGTTGGGGTTTGCTTGTAACTTTCGAAACTTAACTCTGTCTACATAATGGCATTGCATATATATATCCTTAACTTCATCGTATGTCTGTGTAatcaagaaggaagaaaaacaaaaggctgaGTCAGCTAAGATAAAGAAAATGCTAGGAAATTTCCAAGCAACGTATAGTTAGATTCAACAGATTAAAGTATCttaacttaattatttaatgaGTAGCACAACCATTTGACAACGTAGACTGGCAGATGCTGATGTTGTTGAAGTAACAGATCAAGTGCCTGTTTGGAAAAGTAGTAAAGATTACTTTCTAAAATAATTACGATTCAACTAGAATCTCAAACACCGTCGTCCACGACGAAGAATGCATTGAAAACCATTGCAATCATATTAGCAACTTGCATCGATTGAGTGTTTTACGGGGCACTGAAATTGCCAGGATACTTCTTGTCTGTTTCAGTGCTTTTACACTGTTGTGCTTCTGATAGCTGAAGTCAACAGTTGTGACATAAACATCTGCAATCAAGTTTATCCAAACACAcaccaattttaaaatttcaatggcataatttaaagttaatttgtCTTGTATGTAAACACACACCAAGTtgtcaattcttttatatatagtgAAATCTCGAAACAACACTCCcgataaaatattcaaaatcaaaatgtatcattccagttttaaaaaaaaaaaaaaaacaaccagaaTAGAATTGATAacttggtgtgtgtgtgtggcagCCACAAAACAGTAGTCTGAAAtactttgaaatcaaaatatatcattccaaataaaaaaaaaaaaaaaaacaaagacaacaaCCAGAACAAAATTGGAAACCTGGTATTTTTAGCAGCAGAAACTCAGAGCTAGAAATGAACTTAGAGATTAGAGTCCAATAGTGAGTTCTAATCACTACGTGCCAGTGACTTGCTCTAATGCCTGCGTCCGAATGACAGTAACTTTCCTAGGTCGAATGCCTGAGTCTATAACAGGATATATCATCCAACTTTTACGCTCTAGGTAATAGCACACCGAAGAAATTCATGCAGATTCAACTGTTTAAACAAGCAAAACATTTGTGAAGATATCAATTTACATGGTGTCCCTCcagcaatcaaaataaaatcattgtttaGAACTAGCGAATTTCCATGAAtacatatatttcattaaattaaatcactaaagaaagaagaaaaaacataaataaagccTGAAAAATAATCAGTACCAGTAGCAAAATTAAAGGCAATTTTTtgcatttataatatttttttgacatgcaCCGTATGTTCAATGTGTACAATCCTCCAAGACCTATCATGAATTTCTGGGTAATGGGATCTTTGGGTGCAGATCAGCTTCTAAGTGGAATTTTGATTGGTTATGGCTAACccaggaaaaaatatatatatttgctcgGACCTTTATGCATATTTTTGGGTCAGCTAATGCCATACAAATACAAATCTAGTTTATTTGAACCATGATATcgggtttttttaatgatattttatctcCTAAATAAGCAAAAACCCTTTTCTTAAATGCTTGACCTAACTCAACAATTTCTGAttctttcacatgtccattgaCATCAGAAAGCCTCAGACTCTGGTCTTCTTGGGACAACCTGCTTGCAATATCAATGGTCAAAGTAGCCATATCTCTTCTAGCTGTTAATATTCGCAAGACTATCGCGGAGTAGCCAGAATTGGACACGAGTCTATTAAGTAATATCAGCGCCTCCCGAATCAGCGATGTCCTGCATATTGACAGCAAAAGAAGCAATTATGGAATGGGGGCGTGAAAGTATATGCACAGAAACCAATTCAATGAGATCCACCGACCTAGAACAATCAAATGTTGGAgaagaaaagtttgaaaagaaTTTCTTTACTCTCAACCCAACTTCAGAGCAAATGTTGAGAGTGTGAAAGGATTTCTTGGTGTAACCAAAAACCTGGTCATCATTACTCACCTTGCTTTAATGCTTCTTGCTGGCTCAGCCGAAGCTTCTACATTCATTTCTGACACTAACACTTGCAAAATCAACATAAGAAAGTTTGTCTCTCCACGTAACTTGTGAGTCCCCATAATTTCAAAGCCAGATTTTCCAGATGAGGCTAAAAAAGCCAGCATAATGATAGCCCGCTTGCGAAGTTCAATATCCTGAAAGCCATTTATTACAAAATGAAACAGATTGCATTTGCAGCAAGTACCATGCATGTGTGTGTCTGCGCCCTTTATGCTTTTACCAgaatcaaagaataaaatgCAGGAAGAACCAGATTACATAATGATCAAAGTCTTTTCATGCAGAAatggattttcaaaaataaaaacaatgcaatttCATGGCCCTTAACTTAAAATGTGCTTTGCTACACAGCCCTTAGACATGTCCAATTAACATAAAGCAGATCATCAGGTAAGATGTTACCTaagatatattttaacacaagcTCTCTCTTGATAACATTCTATCATATAGAGAGagcacaaattcaaaaccagaaccaaaaatcagGAAAATGCTAAGGGAGCAATAAACtgcacattaaaaatatagaagaaaaaaaaatgtaccacatcaaattttgtatttaaactAGAGCTAAATTAACACACCTAC
This genomic interval from Populus alba chromosome 1, ASM523922v2, whole genome shotgun sequence contains the following:
- the LOC118039193 gene encoding disease resistance protein RPM1, encoding MSEGVVTFLLTKLGDFLAERGKQMAGVQGEAEYISDELEFMTAFLRLADAMEDGDPVLKCLIKKVRDAAYDTEDALDNFSLSLASDTGHGFFSCFRKISRSIKDARARRRIASKIQTIKSRVISISESHRRYCNKNNIMIQGSSSINIPRLECQKDALLLEEADLVGIEKPKKQLIEWLQGSKSGREVISVVGMGGLGKSTLVKKVYDDSDVKKHFKFRAWITVSQSFKREDLLKDMIQQLFRDHRKPDPKGVDNMNYNKLRSVIQEFLRHKKYLIVLDDVWHTSAWCAFQHALPNNICGSRILVTTRNTEVALTSCMDSPDKVYPLNPLSKEESWTLFCKKIFQDNPCPPHLKNVSETILGRCEGLPLAIVAISGVLATKDKSKTDEWEMVHLSLGAGLEENDMLMSARKILSLSYNDLPYYLKSCLLYFSIFPVGNRIKRMRLIRLWIAEGFVKGKEGMTVEEVAQDYLNELMKRSLVQVVKATSDGRVKTCRVHDLLREIMITKAKDQDFVAIAKEEGTIWPEKVRRVSMHNVLPSKQQRHVASRFRSLLTFWVADCNYESPVHNLFSGRLRLLHVLDLEGAPLKEFPNEVVSLFLLKYLSLRNTKVSFIPSSISKLKNLETLDLKHAQVSVLPAEIRKLRKLCYLLVYRYEIDSHDRIPTKYGFKAPAHIGGLQSMQKLCFVEAHQGRNLMLELGRLKQLRRLGIVKLKKKHGKALCSSIERLTNLRALSVTSITESEIIDLDYLASPPQFLQRLYLAGRMEKFPDWISSLDSLVKLVLKWSKLSEDPLLSLQYLPNLVHLEFVQVYNGEILCFRAKGFQRLKFLGLNKLERLEMIIVEQGAMPSLEKMIVQSCTSLRRVPSGIEHLSTLKVLEFFNMPKELVMTLHPNGEDGDYLKVAHVPDVYSTYWNNGNWDIFSLLSAKLEDKHSAQLSPSLYKRNYTWK